A stretch of DNA from Watersipora subatra unplaced genomic scaffold, tzWatSuba1.1 SCAFFOLD_197, whole genome shotgun sequence:
attgcgagactccggcggtaacttgcgcagcaaaacgcttgcgacgtcaggatcggcagcttctgttcacatctaaagctgcattggtaaacataatcgcataatcacataaaatgtttgctcgccacgccattttgataatggtgaccttcacctgtacagtgcatttcaggaaggttttgcttgcggctatttgcgaaatttgaacagcgctaaactcttgtgttgacagccggcaactaccggtggtactcggcggtacccggcgtgtaggctcacatttcaccgccatagcctgcggtgctgttgccggtgctttgcggcatatatgagaaccacgcgtaaggtagttgttgtgtaactcctattcatttgcagacgactgtcgccatggaccgagaagatcagctggagacgatgagcaccaatatgacatacattcagagtaacgtttctgagtgccaaaacaatatcatgcagatggaagaggaggcgaaggtttgttcatttgcttttgctatgcgtctgcttaggcttgtagtgactactgctagcatttactaactttgcattgcttcctgtctaagcatttactaacctcgcattgcttcctgtccaagcatttactaacctcgcattgcttcctgtctaagcatttactaacctcgcattgcttcctgtctaagcatttactaaccttgcattgcttcctgtctaagcatttactaatctcgcattgctttctgtctaagcatttactaacctcgcattgcttcctgtctaagcatttactaatctcacattgctttctgtctaagcatttagtaatctcgcattgcttcctgtctaagcatttacctaatatatttcatcagtgtgttgtatgtttagtaattattcattgctttatttatcctttttaatgttacagcgggcttagctagCAATTCCCATTcatcggcccgttcccatagatggctatactcgaatttacgtaagcgcatgtaaatcagtaaagttatcttctacagttatgcagcaacatttgactttgttaattcagaatctataatctttcacctttatttgacatccacaatgagttcatctcctatcgactggaaacattttctcaataattcactagaagcagttcatgttatgtttaaaacgctgcccctctaacaacctttaaacctcatcgtacgacttgcatgccctttcatacctatcttgtctctcatataaaatattattataagccaagataatcttttcacctgtcgttattcactagaagaaatgacacttttattcctatatcaataattttattatggctcaaattcttctcatagattcaagaaacagttaacctgttatatattcttatagaatgaacccctgctgtttttttcttgagtcctttttcattagtttttatcagttaacagtacgacaaaacaagttacatttacatattgcgatagctctttggtttgagcatcaaatttggtcattgcttttgcaatcacaacgcaactcgaagaactggttgttatattgcttgtaatgatgtctctgaaccatattacaaaatgtgctcattacacatactaccttacttgttaggatgagactagcttgacaaaagctttggatgtctcctctgttgatgaaagcaagtatctgttggagcaccttctctctctcgctctcactcagggctttgcttgtactcagaaagaatctcaattcaaggagttgactgctcgctacgataaaatgcagatggattccaggttacgggatcagcttttagaccaggttttgcaggattccgggataactatacagtcgcaacaagaatgtaagccggccaaatattctaaacactctacgtttactaccatagtgttaaggattatcaaagagaatgtgaaatgtcttgcagatggttgtagttataagcggtgttaccttctcttgtgttaaaatctacctgtagttataagctgtggttcaccttctcttgtgttaagatctacctgtagttataagctgtggttcaccttctcttgtgttaagatctacctgtagttataagctgtgttaccttctcttgtgttaaaatctacctgtagttataagctgtggttcaccttctcttgtgttaagatctacctgtagttataagctgtggtaccttctcttgtgttaagatctacgtGTAGTTATAAGATGTGTTACcctctcttgtgttaaaatctacctgtagttataagctgtggtccaacttctcttgtgttaagatctacctgtagttataagctgtggtaccttctcttgtgttaagatcttctcttgtgttaaggttaatgtgattgtttctatttgcatcagtttactggacatttaatctttttcgaaatttttttaaagcactagtgcaataaaatgactattaaaatacatgactgcggacattgcattaattcatgtttgtgaatgcaagtaaaattttatagggtgagctccagcaaatctatctatgacagctacaagttcacatacacagtaaatagtatttatagtaaatagctactatcagttttagtagcttttagctctctgtatgacagaccttaactcactctgtatgacaggccttaactcgctctgtatgacaggccttaactcactctgtatgaccggccttaacttactctgtatgacaggctttaacttactctgtatgacaggctttaacttgaTGGCAAATGGCAGATGGCAAATTATGTCTCCTGCTGAAGCAACACCTTCTAGATTTAGTTGAAAGTAAAAAAAGATCAACCTTCGAGTATCcagaaatttattaaacaaCCAAGATAAAATAGAAATGCTATCAGGGTAAGAAAGTGTGTGTTAAAACtcattgacaattttgaagtttgcttgaaattgggtatatatttttaaatcttcaaatttTCCTCCattaattcataaaaatttaaaacccaAAACTGATGAAAAGAGAATTATTTGCTAATCAATAAAGGCATTATTTTGGGATTCGTCATGCTCAGTTTAAAAGCACAGGCTCATATGAGCATCTATTTATGCATTGCCGCATACTAGTGTCATGGTAGCATACTTGTGTTATGGCAGCATACCTTTGTCATGGCAGCATACTAGTGTCATGGCAGCATACTAGTGTCATGGCAGCATACTAGTGTCATGGCAAATACGTGTGTCATGGCAGCATACTAGTGTCATCACAGCATATTTGTACCATTGTCGCATACTACTGTCACTAGCAGGAACTATTTTCATGACCAGGCATTTGCAGATGtataaaaagaaattgtgtGTTAATAAAAGGGTGACAATTCTGTAACTGGTATAGGCttaaattttagtataaaaaagtTCATGAAAGGGTCTCTCCAAATTTAAATATTCCATTTCGCACTATGAGCTATAATGATTCTCTGGCTCTGCAGGCTGAATTTTATTCtgctattttaatttcagcagAGATAAATCACAGTTGACCACTTCTGAAATAAAAGACGTGCGGTTGACACCCCCATCCTCGCCATCGCTGAGCAGGAGACGCCAGCCACTCCAGGACTCTGACAGTACTAATGTATTCATGAGGCTCACCAACACACAAACTGGCGGCACACAAATAAAAAGGCGCAGAGCTTTGGCATTGTCAGCAGCTGTGACAAAGTAATGAGGGCCAAATTTTCAAGTTTAACCCGTTGAACTACTTACGTAATTGTCTTCATGTGTTGACTAACAAATTATGAGCTGGATTTGCATGTATGTGAGTCTATACAGCCTAATACTAACTTACTGTGATACCTCcaacatcattaaaatcattcaaaaacaaatatcaaCCGAGCAtggaaaaaacatttcataatcACGATGATGAACAGTCGCGTGTTTCTAGAGCATTGCTGACTGAGTACTGCTGCAAAAAGTCTCAGACTGAACAAACAGTTGCCCTAATGCCATTCccctaaagatatactattcGGCTCACATTGGACTAAATAGGAATATTGCATCTCTTAGAAATTAGAAACTCAGGCTAGAATTAGTGTTGTTAGTCTCAAATAGCAAGAATTAACAAAGAGTGCGCACCAAATCGCAGAGTGGTTTGTTATAACAGATGCGTTTCACTGCCTTGAAGGGGCCAACTCAATTTTGGCGTTATCAGCTCTTAGATAAAAGCCCAATGCGTAAACCTTTTGAATGGCCCTACAATACGTTTTCTGTAGTCTATGATTTTTACCATGCGACAATGTATTGTAAACAACCTCGCTACATCATGTGTCTGGTACACTTGTCTATACACAATCTAGGCAACTAGTTGGGCaattgaccttatgaccttgtgTATCTTGACTAGAGAGGTGATACTAGCCATGGCATCCTAGGAGTAACTTGTAACTAAGCAAGTGcttacaaatgtttgctttTCAAACAACACGAGTGATTAGCCAGATGAGCAAACAATAGGCATTCGTAGTCCATAGTAGTCCCATTGTATAACGACTTGGAGAGGTTTATTTATGACGATAATATTGAGCGATGCTGCTCCAAAGTACTCCTATTGTAGCGCGTTGCTTCATGAGCCTCTATTTTGATTGCTATGAGTTGGCAAATCGCTACTCTTTCAACTAGCCCCACTTTTTGCCTTTGGTGTTCTAGTAGCACACCAAACCACGGACTGCAGCACCTCTTCTTtacaagaaaataataattttaggaatcgttatgattttaatgttagtttttcTAGGCTAAGCGATGCACTCTTTGATATAGTAAAATGGCTAGAGAGCATTAAATTAGCATTAGACTAACTACACGATatgcaagtaaaataattatatgttgaaagcataatttttattcCCCATAAGCCTTTAAAACGATTGACGtaaaaaatttcactaataGAACATTGGGGTGAAGATATTTTCGAGTCATCTTTATACCTGCAGTAGATCATTTATAGGAGGTATGATTGGTTTCTGTCTAAGAGCTATGTATGTGTAACCTTATCAAATTGTAATAGCGATGTTGTTACTAGAAGCTCAGCAACATTGTTActtaaatttacatgttttcatTTTGGTGGGTCTCTTGCAGGTGACAAATTCCAACCAGAGTCTCATATGTGTAAAGAAGGCAGTTGGTCACACAAAGGCTGTACTATCTATATGTGCCGCCGACAATCTTTTGGTTTCTGGCAGTAAAGGTAAGTGTCAACTTGACTCTAATCTAACGCactaacatattttaatacCTCATAATTGACCTGCGTTTCCTTTTGTCTCGCAGACTTGACGTGCAAAGTGTGGGACATGTCAATTGGTTCAGAAGTTTTGTGTCTTGGTGGCCACCCTAACTATGTCTCCAAAGTTCGATATTGCGAGGTCAGCTGGCTTGTCTACACTGTCTCcaattcatttgtcaaaatgtgGGACATGTATAACAGTGATCAGGTAAGCCTAGCTCGACTCATACTTACTCGCTTTCAGATGCAATTACATTTATATGGCTACTTGTTACCTTCTCTaccacacatacagtcaaactgtCCAACATAAGATATtacagttagttcctatcgtaaaggttagttcctctcataacggttagttcctatcgtaacggttagttcctatcgtaaaggttagttcctatcataacggttagttcctatcgtaacggttagttcctatcgtaacggttagttcctatccttgcggttagttcttatgataacggttagttcctatccttacggttagttcctatcaaaacggttaattcctatccttacggttagttcctatccttacggttagtgcctatcataacggttagttcctatcgttacggttagttcctatcataacgatttgttgctatcgtaatggttagttcctatcgtaacggttagttcttatcgtaacggttagttcctatcgtaacggttagttcgtatccttacggttagttcctatcataacggttagttcctataataactgttagtttttatcataacagtttgttcttaccataacggttagttcttatccttacggttagttcttatcataacggttagttcctatcgtaatggttagtttctatcataacggttagttcttatccttacggttagttcctatcataatgggtagttcctataataactgttagttcctatcgtaacggttagttcccatcgtaaatgttagttccaatcgtaacggttagttcctatcgtaacggttagttcctatcgtaacggttagttcccatcgtaacggttagttcctatcgtaacggttagttcctattgtaacggttagttcctattcttgcggttagttcctatcaaaacggttagtttctatcataacggttagttcctatcataaccgttagttcctatcataacggttagttcctattataGTGAATACTGTGCCAACAGAGATGGACACAATGTGAGGTTTTATATCTTATGTTGCAGTTCCTCTGGTCTGGTGCATGACAGTATCCCTGTGGAGCCAGCGTCGAGCAGTCAGGCCATTCTCCAACAGGGAGAGCAGCAGATATTTGATATCCAAGTCAGCAGAGATGGACATAAACTATACACAACTACTGGAACCATCGTTCGGCTCTGGGACCT
This window harbors:
- the LOC137410121 gene encoding kinesin-like protein KIF21B, whose amino-acid sequence is MSPKFDIARSAGLSTLSPIHLSKCGTCITVISSSGLVHDSIPVEPASSSQAILQQGEQQIFDIQVSRDGHKLYTTTGTIVRLWDLNTWRKASGTSLSGTLHPLLCGNRQLPTWKLRWIFTLASENSSARR